The Carassius auratus strain Wakin chromosome 5, ASM336829v1, whole genome shotgun sequence genome includes a window with the following:
- the LOC113074343 gene encoding probable ATP-dependent RNA helicase DDX31 isoform X1 produces MLEKHVWNIRVTLYNPFTVMAEDTLMLNISSAPVKFDKKTNRRPLSSAEKWTQKKWESKRKAVFEPQESSASKQRKINQTGQQQTHKQKLQSPRSPSQRSDNRDTEENGDQREKSAAKSPSKVKTLPKKASEEHGDHGRPFIKTSSLFRNNPEIPDVLSPAVNQVKETVFTSNTFEELNLHPHLVATLHKVLNVTSMTSVQKKTIPVLMSGKDAVVRSQTGSGKTLAYGIPVVQFLQAMQPKVKRSDGPLAVVIVPTRELALQSFQMFQKLLKPFTWIVPGVLMGGEKRKAEKARLRKGINILISTPGRLVDHIKNTLSIAFSAVSWLILDEADRTLDLGFEKDLTVILNALNATGLARQNVLLSATLTEGLSRLASICMKEPVSIHVSEGSEDTVEACPQAAPQALSDSYAVPERLQQHVVVVPSKLHLVCLAAFILAKCKFEQRQKIIVFISSCEAVEFLLALFTAVLCVKPSTASTKHTSTSLNFYRLHGNMRQEERTEAFQEFSQCKTGILLCTDVAARGLDLPLVTWIVQYNPPVSAAEYVHRVGRTARIGAQGSSLLFLTPSETAFVDVLANHNISLSEMKMEDILATLMKDERFKGRGKWDSKRSATAFEQEVRERATVLQTDFENYVHANNESLQTAKSALQSFLRAYTTYPSSLKHVFHIRSLHLGHAAKSFGLRDAPQGLGSSITTNPANSKDSKKGKDKAKRPPKKLTAKERVSNLMRSEFLSGIDGESKSKKKRKKNKGQAEEEQSTAE; encoded by the exons ATGCTGGAAAAACACGTGTGGAACATTA GAGTAACGTTATACAACCCGTTTACCGTCATGGCTGAGGACACGCTGATGCTCAACATCTCCTCTGCTCCCGTAAAGTTTGACAAAAAGACAAACCGAAGACCTCTGTCATCAGCAGAGAAATGGACACAG AAAAAGTGGGAATCAAAGAGGAAGGCTGTCTTCGAGCCCCAGGAGAGCAGCGCTTCCAAACAGAGGAAGATTAATCAAACTGGTCAACAGCAAACACATAAGCAAAAGCTGCAATCCCCCAGAAGCCCCTCTCAGAGGAGTGATAatagagacacagaggagaacGGAGACCAGAGAGAAAAGTCTGCCGCAAAGTCCCCATCAAAGGTGAAAACATTGCCAAAGAAAGCTTCCGAAGAGCATGGAGACCATGGCAGACCATTTATCAAGACATCGTCTCTCTTCAGAAACAACCCAGAGATCCCTGATGTCCTCAG tcCTGCTGTAAATCAAGTAAAGGAGACAGTGTTCACCAGCAACACATTTGAAGAACTGAATCTACATCCTCATCTG GTGGCAACGCTCCATAAGGTGTTGAATGTGACCAGTATGACGAG TGTCCAGAAAAAAACCATACCAGTGTTGATGTCCGGTAAAGATGCTGTGGTGCGCTCCCAGACTGGATCAG GAAAAACATTGGCTTATGGAATTCCAGTGGTTCAGTTCTTACAAGCGATGCAGCCTAAAGTGAAG AGATCAGATGGACCTTTGGCTGTTGTGATTGTGCCGACCAGAGAG CTTGCCCTGCAGAGCTTTCAGATGTTTCAGAAACTTCTAAAA CCTTTCACCTGGATTGTGCCGGGAGTTCTGATGGGAGGAGAGAAAAGAAAAGCGGAAAAAGCCAG ACTGAGGAAGGGCATAAATATCCTGATCTCGACTCCAGGCCGACTGGTGGACCACATAAAGAACACTCTAAGTATTGCTTTCAGTGCTGTGAGCTGGCTCATTCTGGATGAAGCCGACAG GACTCTGGATTTGGGCTTTGAGAAAGATCTGACTGTGATTCTGAATGCTTTGAATGCCACTGGACTTGCCAGGCAGAATGTGCTGCTTTCAGCCACACTCACCGAGG GACTGTCCCGATTAGCCAGTATCTGTATGAAGGAGCCTGTGAGTATCCATGTGTCAGAGGGGAGCGAGGACACGGTTGAAGCGTGTCCCCAGGCGGCCCCTCAGGCTCTGTCAGACAGCTATGCGGTGCCTGAGAGGCTGCAGCAGCACGTGGTGGTGGTGCCCAGCAAACTCCACCTGGTCTGTTTGGCTGCCTTTATTCTGGCCAAATGCAAG TTTGAGCAGCGGCAGAAGATTATAGTTTTCATATCCAGCTGTGAGGCTGTGGAGTTTCTGCTTGCTCTCTTCACTGCAGTCCTCTGTGTGAAGCCCAGCACTGCATCAACCAAACATACCTCAACATCCCTTAACTTCTACAGGCTCCATGGCAACATGAGACAAGAG GAACGCACCGAAGCCTTCCAGGAGTTCTCACAGTGTAAAACTGGCATTCTGCTGTGCACG GATGTGGCTGCACGTGGATTGGATCTGCCTCTGGTTACATGGATTGTTCAG TATAACCCTCCTGTTTCTGCCGCGGAGTACGTCCACCGTGTGGGCCGCACGGCACGGATTGGAGCTCAGGGCAGCAGCCTACTCTTCCTCACCCCCTCTGAGACGGCTTTTGTGGATGTGCTGGCCAACCACAACATCAG TTTGTCCGAGATGAAGATGGAGGACATCTTGGCCACTCTGATGAAGGACGAGCGTTTTAAAGGCCGAGGCAAATGGGACAGTAAG AGATCAGCTACGGCTTTTGAGCAGGAGGTGCGAGAGAGAGCCACTGTTTTACAGACTGACTTCGAGAATTATGTTCATGCCAATAACGAGTCTCTGCAAACAGCGAAGAGCG CACTGCAGTCTTTCCTGAGAGCATACACCACATACCCCTCCAGTCTGAAACACGTCTTCCACATCCGTAGCCTGCACCTGGGCCACGCTGCTAAGAGCTTTGGCCTGAGGGACGCACCCCAGGGCCTGGGAAGCTCTATAACCACCAATCCTGCCAACAGCAAAGACTCCAAAAAGGGCAAAGACAAAGCCAAGAG GCCTCCCAAGAAACTCACAGCGAAAGAACGTGTGTCAAACCTAATGCGCTCCGAATTTCTCAGTGGGATAGATGGAGAATCCAAGTctaagaagaagaggaaaaagaaTAAAGGTCAAGCCGAGGAAGAGCAATCTACTGCAGAATGA
- the LOC113074343 gene encoding probable ATP-dependent RNA helicase DDX31 isoform X2: MAEDTLMLNISSAPVKFDKKTNRRPLSSAEKWTQKKWESKRKAVFEPQESSASKQRKINQTGQQQTHKQKLQSPRSPSQRSDNRDTEENGDQREKSAAKSPSKVKTLPKKASEEHGDHGRPFIKTSSLFRNNPEIPDVLSPAVNQVKETVFTSNTFEELNLHPHLVATLHKVLNVTSMTSVQKKTIPVLMSGKDAVVRSQTGSGKTLAYGIPVVQFLQAMQPKVKRSDGPLAVVIVPTRELALQSFQMFQKLLKPFTWIVPGVLMGGEKRKAEKARLRKGINILISTPGRLVDHIKNTLSIAFSAVSWLILDEADRTLDLGFEKDLTVILNALNATGLARQNVLLSATLTEGLSRLASICMKEPVSIHVSEGSEDTVEACPQAAPQALSDSYAVPERLQQHVVVVPSKLHLVCLAAFILAKCKFEQRQKIIVFISSCEAVEFLLALFTAVLCVKPSTASTKHTSTSLNFYRLHGNMRQEERTEAFQEFSQCKTGILLCTDVAARGLDLPLVTWIVQYNPPVSAAEYVHRVGRTARIGAQGSSLLFLTPSETAFVDVLANHNISLSEMKMEDILATLMKDERFKGRGKWDSKRSATAFEQEVRERATVLQTDFENYVHANNESLQTAKSALQSFLRAYTTYPSSLKHVFHIRSLHLGHAAKSFGLRDAPQGLGSSITTNPANSKDSKKGKDKAKRPPKKLTAKERVSNLMRSEFLSGIDGESKSKKKRKKNKGQAEEEQSTAE, encoded by the exons ATGGCTGAGGACACGCTGATGCTCAACATCTCCTCTGCTCCCGTAAAGTTTGACAAAAAGACAAACCGAAGACCTCTGTCATCAGCAGAGAAATGGACACAG AAAAAGTGGGAATCAAAGAGGAAGGCTGTCTTCGAGCCCCAGGAGAGCAGCGCTTCCAAACAGAGGAAGATTAATCAAACTGGTCAACAGCAAACACATAAGCAAAAGCTGCAATCCCCCAGAAGCCCCTCTCAGAGGAGTGATAatagagacacagaggagaacGGAGACCAGAGAGAAAAGTCTGCCGCAAAGTCCCCATCAAAGGTGAAAACATTGCCAAAGAAAGCTTCCGAAGAGCATGGAGACCATGGCAGACCATTTATCAAGACATCGTCTCTCTTCAGAAACAACCCAGAGATCCCTGATGTCCTCAG tcCTGCTGTAAATCAAGTAAAGGAGACAGTGTTCACCAGCAACACATTTGAAGAACTGAATCTACATCCTCATCTG GTGGCAACGCTCCATAAGGTGTTGAATGTGACCAGTATGACGAG TGTCCAGAAAAAAACCATACCAGTGTTGATGTCCGGTAAAGATGCTGTGGTGCGCTCCCAGACTGGATCAG GAAAAACATTGGCTTATGGAATTCCAGTGGTTCAGTTCTTACAAGCGATGCAGCCTAAAGTGAAG AGATCAGATGGACCTTTGGCTGTTGTGATTGTGCCGACCAGAGAG CTTGCCCTGCAGAGCTTTCAGATGTTTCAGAAACTTCTAAAA CCTTTCACCTGGATTGTGCCGGGAGTTCTGATGGGAGGAGAGAAAAGAAAAGCGGAAAAAGCCAG ACTGAGGAAGGGCATAAATATCCTGATCTCGACTCCAGGCCGACTGGTGGACCACATAAAGAACACTCTAAGTATTGCTTTCAGTGCTGTGAGCTGGCTCATTCTGGATGAAGCCGACAG GACTCTGGATTTGGGCTTTGAGAAAGATCTGACTGTGATTCTGAATGCTTTGAATGCCACTGGACTTGCCAGGCAGAATGTGCTGCTTTCAGCCACACTCACCGAGG GACTGTCCCGATTAGCCAGTATCTGTATGAAGGAGCCTGTGAGTATCCATGTGTCAGAGGGGAGCGAGGACACGGTTGAAGCGTGTCCCCAGGCGGCCCCTCAGGCTCTGTCAGACAGCTATGCGGTGCCTGAGAGGCTGCAGCAGCACGTGGTGGTGGTGCCCAGCAAACTCCACCTGGTCTGTTTGGCTGCCTTTATTCTGGCCAAATGCAAG TTTGAGCAGCGGCAGAAGATTATAGTTTTCATATCCAGCTGTGAGGCTGTGGAGTTTCTGCTTGCTCTCTTCACTGCAGTCCTCTGTGTGAAGCCCAGCACTGCATCAACCAAACATACCTCAACATCCCTTAACTTCTACAGGCTCCATGGCAACATGAGACAAGAG GAACGCACCGAAGCCTTCCAGGAGTTCTCACAGTGTAAAACTGGCATTCTGCTGTGCACG GATGTGGCTGCACGTGGATTGGATCTGCCTCTGGTTACATGGATTGTTCAG TATAACCCTCCTGTTTCTGCCGCGGAGTACGTCCACCGTGTGGGCCGCACGGCACGGATTGGAGCTCAGGGCAGCAGCCTACTCTTCCTCACCCCCTCTGAGACGGCTTTTGTGGATGTGCTGGCCAACCACAACATCAG TTTGTCCGAGATGAAGATGGAGGACATCTTGGCCACTCTGATGAAGGACGAGCGTTTTAAAGGCCGAGGCAAATGGGACAGTAAG AGATCAGCTACGGCTTTTGAGCAGGAGGTGCGAGAGAGAGCCACTGTTTTACAGACTGACTTCGAGAATTATGTTCATGCCAATAACGAGTCTCTGCAAACAGCGAAGAGCG CACTGCAGTCTTTCCTGAGAGCATACACCACATACCCCTCCAGTCTGAAACACGTCTTCCACATCCGTAGCCTGCACCTGGGCCACGCTGCTAAGAGCTTTGGCCTGAGGGACGCACCCCAGGGCCTGGGAAGCTCTATAACCACCAATCCTGCCAACAGCAAAGACTCCAAAAAGGGCAAAGACAAAGCCAAGAG GCCTCCCAAGAAACTCACAGCGAAAGAACGTGTGTCAAACCTAATGCGCTCCGAATTTCTCAGTGGGATAGATGGAGAATCCAAGTctaagaagaagaggaaaaagaaTAAAGGTCAAGCCGAGGAAGAGCAATCTACTGCAGAATGA
- the LOC113074359 gene encoding barH-like 1 homeobox protein — MEVSNGSSFGIESLLNQRPSSPCMSKRECMSPAELSPRSDLDSGCSSPPSPRRTSVEDAVQRHARALGLDSPLQLSQQPRTVTSSFLIRDILADCKPLAACAPYSSTGQSAQDAEDCMDKLHSNSSSDSEYRVKDEADREISSSRDSPSSRLKKPRKARTAFSDQQLAQLERSFERQKYLSVQDRMELAASLNLTDTQVKTWYQNRRTKWKRQTAVGLELLAEAGNYSALQRMFPSPYFYPQSLMSNLDPGAGLYLYRGPSAPPPPVQRPLVSRILLHGLQGSGDPAALPGVIPRHTPR, encoded by the exons ATGGAAGTATCAAACGGGTCAAGCTTTGGGATCGAGTCATTACTCAATCAGAGACCGAGCAGTCCGTGTATGTCGAAGAGGGAGTGCATGTCTCCAGCGGAGTTGAGCCCGCGGTCGGACCTGGACAGCGGCTGTTCGTCGCCTCCCTCCCCGAGGCGGACTTCGGTGGAAGACGCGGTGCAAAGACACGCTCGAGCTCTCGGACTGGACTCTCCTTTACAATTATCCCAGCAGCCGCGAACAGTCACGTCCTCGTTCTTGATCAGAGACATACTAGCGGACTGCAAACCATTGGCAGCTTGTGCTCCTTATTCCAGCACTGGACAGTCAGCACAAGATGCTGAAGACTGTATGGACAAACTTCACAGCAATTCGTCCTCGGACAGTGAATACAGGG TGAAAGACGAAGCTGATCGAGAAATCTCCAGCAGCAGAGACAGTCCCAGCTCCCGGCTGAAGAAGCCTCGTAAAGCGCGCACTGCGTTCTCTGATCAGCAGCTCGCGCAGCTCGAGCGCAGCTTCGAGCGTCAGAAGTACCTGAGCGTGCAGGACAGGATGGAGCTGGCAGCGTCTCTCAACCTCACCGACACACAGGTCAAAACATGGTACCAAAACCGCAG AACGAAGTGGAAACGGCAGACAGCGGTTGGACTTGAGCTCCTCGCAGAAGCAGGGAATTACTCAGCTCTACAGAGAATGTTCCCATCACCCTATTTTTATCCCCAAAGTCTGATGTCTAACCTCGACCCGGGAGCAGGGCTGTATCTGTACAGAGGGCCGTCGGCGCCTCCTCCACCGGTTCAGCGGCCTCTGGTCTCGAGGATCCTCCTGCACGGTCTTCAGGGCAGCGGAGATCCAGCAGCTCTCCCGGGAGTGATACCGCGACACACGCCGCGATGA
- the LOC113074363 gene encoding cilia- and flagella-associated protein 77 — protein MESPRVGVVRESMLHRPLLIKPALGKTKSRGLSYPGPDFVFGTATSVQDGGVPEAISSWHTHTMSTRNRQAERDFMALNREGVKSGLVTAKELQQYRATHDIRRQPLTREGFRRSAPSHIPADATLGVTNRPSTPISELIEYKYAQRWLEEQQAKDKILQAHQHKKAQLGRIQDTRTTLLRKSRPLPEAPSMWKMPRFQQVGPALDTFRDPEARKKAMSTHHSESASRRGILGQGTYTVD, from the exons CCAGCTCTTGGAAAGACCAAGTCGAGAGGTTTGTCCTATCCAGGACCTGACTTTGTTTTCGGGACAGCAACCTCAGTTCAGGATGGAGGGGTGCCAGAGG CTATCTCCAGCTGGCACACTCACACTATGTCTACCAGAAACAGGCAGGCTGAAAGGGATTTTATGGCCCTTAACCGTGAAGGGGTCAAGTCAGGCTTGGTTACTGCTAAAGAGCTGCAACAGTACCGTGCCACCCATGACATTCGGCGCCAGCCGTTGACCAGAGAGGGGTTTCGCAGGTCTGCCCCATCTCACATACCAGCAGATGCTACGCTTGGTGTTACTAACAG ACCATCCACCCCAATCTCAGAGCTCATTGAGTATAAGTATGCTCAGAGATGGCTGGAAGAGCAGCAGGCCAAGGACAAAATCCTTCAGGCCCATCAGCATAAGAAG GCTCAGCTTGGACGTATACAGGATACACGAACGACCCTGCTCCGCAAGAGTCGCCCCTTGCCTGAGGCCCCATCCATGTGGAAAATGCCTCGTTTCCAGCAG GTGGGACCAGCTCTGGACACCTTTCGAGATCCTGAAGCCCGGAAGAAAGCCATGAGCACCCACCATTCAGAGTCTGCAAGCAGGAGAGGGATTCTGGGTCAAGGCACTTACACAGTGGATTAA